In Humulus lupulus chromosome 6, drHumLupu1.1, whole genome shotgun sequence, a single genomic region encodes these proteins:
- the LOC133783768 gene encoding uncharacterized protein LOC133783768, translating to MKSQAAILLALFGLLHLYFMSTTTEARNNPMGESFVKKLDIGVDVRLKKQEASKPSEDGVAKLASENRLFLYGKEDDVAKLASENRLFLYGKEDGVAKLASETPIFIYGKEDGVAKLASENRIFLYGKEDGVAKLASETPIFIYGKEDGVAKLASENRLFLYGKEDGVAKLASETPIFINGKEDGVAKLASDNRIFLYGKEDGVAKLASETPIFINGKEDGVAKLASETPKLASENRIFLYGKEDGVAKLASENPIFIYGKEDGVAKLASEN from the exons ATGAAATCTCAGGCTGCTATTCTCTTAGCTCTCTTTGGACTACTTCACCTG TACTTTATGAGTACTACTACTGAAGCAAGAAACAATCCAATGGGCGAATCCTTTGTCAAAAAATTGGATATTGGTGTTGATGTTCGTCTTAAAAAACAAGAAGCTTCTAAACCAAGTGAAGATGGTGTTGCAAAATTAGCAAGTGAAAATCGACTATTCCTCTATGGAAAAGAAGATGATGTTGCAAAATTAGCAAGTGAAAATCGACTATTCCTCTATGGAAAAGAAGATGGTGTTGCAAAATTAGCAAGTGAAACTCCAATATTCATCTATGGAAAAGAAGATGGTGTTGCAAAATTAGCAAGTGAAAATCGAATATTCCTCTATGGAAAAGAAGATGGTGTTGCAAAATTAGCAAGTGAAACTCCAATATTCATCTATGGAAAAGAAGATGGTGTTGCAAAATTAGCAAGTGAAAATCGACTATTCCTCTATGGAAAAGAAGATGGTGTTGCAAAATTAGCAAGTGAAACTCCAATATTCATCAATGGAAAAGAAGATGGTGTTGCAAAATTAGCAAGTGACAATCGAATATTCCTCTATGGAAAAGAAGATGGTGTTGCAAAATTAGCAAGTGAAACTCCAATATTCATCAATGGAAAAGAAGATGGTGTTGCAAAATTAGCAAGTGAAACTCCAAAATTAGCAAGTGAAAATCGAATATTCCTCTATGGAAAAGAAGATGGTGTTGCAAAATTAGCAAGTGAAAATCCAATATTCATCTATGGAAAAGAAGATGGTGTTGCAAAATTAGCAAGTGAAAATTGA